The sequence AGAATATGCTTCAAAGAAATAACATATTTGTGCTAATAATCTACTAACATTAATAGAATTTGCCGAATTAAGTCCTGTGATTTTTCTTAATTCACAGTCATTAAATGCTTCTTTTACTAATGATTGACATTCATCAAATGTACCATCTATTGCAATTGTTGTAATATTTTTTCCTAAAGTGCAGAATAATTTTTCTTGGTATTTACTAATCTTACCTTTTGGATATAAAATTATTACTCGAATATTTTTAATTTTATAAAAAGCGTGAGCTACAGCAGCTCCAGTATCTCCAGATGTGGCAGTTAGTATTGTTGTAATTTCATTTTTATTTAAATGAGACAATATTTGTGCCATGAATCTTGCACCAAAATCTTTGAATGCTAGTGTTGGACCGTGAAATAGTTCTAGACAAGAAATATTCTTTTTAACTTTTTTTAGTTTTGGAATAGGGAAAGAAAATGATTTTTTTACAAATTTAAATAAAAATTCTTCTTTAATTTCATCCCCGATAAGAATTGAAAGAATTTTTGAGCTTCTATTTATAAAATCCATTTTTAATAATTTTTTAAGTGTTTCTTTGTTTAAAATAGGAAGTTCTGTTGGAAAAAACAAACCTTGTTTTTTTCCTAATCCTAATTTTACAGCTTGTGAAAAATTTACTATTTCATTTTTATCTTTTAAATTATATAATTTCATTAATTATCCTATTTTCCTAGTACCTTTTTGGTCTATTTTACATATATAAACAAATCCTTTATCTTTATTTACATAGTTTTTTTTTAAAGTTGAAGCTATTTTTTTTGCTGTTTTTATATCTTGGCTAATTGCAA comes from Buchnera aphidicola (Tetraneura ulmi) and encodes:
- the thrC gene encoding threonine synthase; the protein is MKLYNLKDKNEIVNFSQAVKLGLGKKQGLFFPTELPILNKETLKKLLKMDFINRSSKILSILIGDEIKEEFLFKFVKKSFSFPIPKLKKVKKNISCLELFHGPTLAFKDFGARFMAQILSHLNKNEITTILTATSGDTGAAVAHAFYKIKNIRVIILYPKGKISKYQEKLFCTLGKNITTIAIDGTFDECQSLVKEAFNDCELRKITGLNSANSINVSRLLAQICYFFEAYSLIPEKQKKKELIISIPCGNFGNLTAGLLAKSLGLKIKSFIAATNSNDTVPRFLKTGLWNPKNTISTISNAMDISQPNNWIRVEELFKRKNWNLKKLGFGSVSEKETTSTLKELRNLGYVSEPHAAIAFNLLNKKIKKKQFGLFLGTAHPAKFKETVENILQEKINIPKSLLIRDKLPLLSNKLKLNFKKLKEFLLKK